A stretch of DNA from Thermanaerosceptrum fracticalcis:
CTAACGGCGAGAGAGCATGCACTGATGAATATATTGTGGTGAAGGCTATGGAAAATGGCGTTACCATCAGTGGTTTAACCAGGGGTAAAGACACTAAATTTCACCATTCTGAAAAGTTAGACCGGGGTGAAGTGATGATTGCCCAGTTTACGGAAATTACCTCGGCAATGAAAGTGAGAGGCCGTGCTCGTATCTTTACGAGACATGGTGTGATCGAATCGGGAGAATAGCTGCAGGAATAAGACTTCTGGGGGAGGTTTCTATATGTGGACTGTCGTTTATATTGCGCCTAACAGACCAACAGCTGAACAACTAAAAACACTTTTAATGAATGAAGGACTCTTAGTGATGCTCCGTTCCGTAGGCGTTCCCCACCTGGGTGATTCAGGTTCCGTGGAGATTTTAGTACCGGAGTCTGAAGCGGAAGAAGCCCATGAAATCCTTACGGGTGCACTATAAGTAATAAAGTTTAGACTGGAAGGTTTGGAAAAAACAGGTATAATTGTCTGCAGTAAACGACACGAAAAAAGATATTGACCATCAGGGACAAAAAACGTCCCTGATGGTCAATATTAACATAGTGACACGTCAAAGTTACATAGGTAAGAGAATAAAGGAGGAGAGATTATGCGGAAAACAAAAATTATTTGTACCATTGGTCCGGCCAGTGAACAGGTTCCTGTCCTTAAGGAGCTCCTAAAAAGCGGTATGAACGTGGCCCGTTTAAATTTTTCCCATGGGTCCCACGATGAACACAGGCAGCGCATTATGAATATCAGGCAGGCTTCCAAGGAACTGGGAATACCTGTGGCCATTATGTTGGATACGAAAGGTCCGGAAATTAGAACAGGTCTCCTGGAACAAGGGAAAATCGAGTTAAAAGCCGGGGAAGAAATCATCCTGACCACCGAAGAAATCATGGGTACGGAAAAACGCATCAGTATAAGTTATCCAGGTTTACCAGGTGATGTCAGCGAAGGCGTGCAGATTCTCTTAGATGACGGGCTTATTGCTCTCCGTGTCACGAAAGTGCAAGGGTCTGATATTCACTGTGTCATTGAAAACGGAGGGGAACTGGGCAACCGGAAGGGAGTTAACGTTCCCGGCGTACAAATCAATTTGCCGGCCATGACCCAAAAAGATGTCGATGATATTACCTTTGGCGTTCAGGAAAACGTCGATTTCATAGCCGCCTCTTTCATTCGCTCAGCCAGTGATGTCCTGGCTATCCGTAAATTACTGGAGGACCAGGGGGCCGACATTGATATTATTTCTAAAATCGAAAACCACCAGGGTGTGATGAACCTTGATGAAATCATTCAGGTCTCTGACGGCATTATGGTAGCCAGGGGTGATTTGGGTGTGGAGATTCCGGCTGAAGAGGTTCCCCTGGTGCAAAAAACCATGATTGAAAAGTGTAATATTGCCGGAAAACCTGTAATCACCGCTACTCAAATGCTGGATTCCATGATCAGAAATCCCCGTCCCACCAGGGCGGAGGCCAGTGACGTGGCCAATGCCATCTTTGACGGCAGTGACGCCATTATGCTTTCCGGCGAAACGGCAGCGGGTAAATATCCCCTCCTGGCTGTACAAACCATGGCCCGCATCGCCCTGCGGGCGGAGGAATCCCTGAACTGGCGTGAATTGATTAAAAAGAGGGCTTTAACTGTGGCCCGCACTACTACGGAAGCCATCAGTCATGCCACCTGTGCCACGGCTCTCAGTCTGGGCGCAGCGGCTATCATTACCGCCACCAAGTCGGGTTCTACAGCACATATGGTATCGAAATACCGTCCCCAGGCACCTATTATTGCTGTAACACCACAGGAGAAGGTCTATAGGAAGCTCCTTTTGGTATGGGGTGTATACCCGCTCTTATCCCCTGAGAGTGATACTACTGATGAAATGATTGACACTGCAGTCAACACCGCTTTACAGGCCGGGTATATTCGTAACGGTGATCTGGTAGTGATTACCGCAGGCGTACCCGTGGGCATTCCTGGTTCTACCAACCTGTTAAAGGTTCATACCGTAGGGGAAGTCCTGGCCAAAGGAACAGGTATTGGACGTGGTTCTGTAGCAGGCCGTATAGTGATTGCCGAAACCGGCGAGGAAGCTAAAGCCAGGATGCAGAAGGGAGATATTCTCGTTGCTTCCTCTACTGACCGGGACTTTATTCCCGCCATGGAACTTGCCGGCGCCATTATCACAGAAGAGGGTGGACTAACTTCTCATGCTGCCATTGTGGGTATAAACCTGGGGATACCTGTGATTGTTGGGGTGGCGGAAGCTACCAAACTCCTGTCCCAGTACAGTACAGTTACCATCGATCCTGTCCGTGGCCTTATCTATAAAGGAAACGCGAAAGTGTTATAATCGACATTCCGATATCCGCTATCCGAATTTAGAGTTATCTTAAATTTGGATAGCGTTTTTAATTTGGCTAGAAATACTTTCTCAAAAGAAATATTATGATTATCGGAATTCGGAAGTCGGATTTCGGAAATCGTTTCTTTTAACAGCAGGATTTTAATATGTTAAAGTAGAACTAGAGAAAAAAAGGCAAAAGAGGTGAGCCTGATTATGGGCTATGACAGCCGTTTGAAGGATGAGTTTACGGATAAACTTTTTGAAGCCATTTTACTTCTGGAAACAGAGGAAGAATGCTACCGCTTTTTTGAGGATATTTGTACAGTGGCAGAAATCAAGGCCATCGCTCAGCGGCTGGAAGTGGCCAAGATGCTCGATCAGGATAAAACATATACGGAAATTGCAGAAGAAACAGGGGCCAGTACCGCCACCATCAGCCGGGTCAAAAGATGTTTGTATTTTGGGGCTGATGGGTACCAGCTCATATTAAAACGTTTAAAAGCGAAGAATAAGGATGAAAAAACCGGCTGACAAGCCGGTTTTTTCTATATAGGCCGACTTTCCGTTTTCAGATGTCCGACATCCGATGAGGTTTATCGCTGCCCGCCACCCGCTACCAGCTACCCGAAGATATGCTGCTAATTCGGGTAGCGGGGAATCGAGAAACGGGAAACGTAGGTCACTACCAACTATCAACTAATTTTTTCTTGACAATTGGCCGGTCTATTCATACAATTAATTTAATTAGCATATTAATACTTTAACAAACTAAAGGATGTGCGGTGAATGTACCAGAAAAGAACCTGGAATATACCGGTAGGGATGCGCGATTGGCTGCCCGGTGAGGCTGCCAGGAGAAGGGATCTCACCAACGAGCTTTTGCAAACCATGGCCACCTGGGGATATACGGAAATCGCTACCCCTCTTTTAGAGTATTACCAGACCCTGGTTCAGGGGGAAGAGGGGGCTGTTCAGGACCAGTTATATAAACTGATTGACAGGGATGGCAGTATCCTGGCTTTGCGACCGGAACTGACTACACCTATAGCCCGTGTGGTAAGCAGTAAAATAGAGGGGGCTCCTCCCTGGCGCTTAATGTATGGTGCAGAAGTATTCAGGTATGAAGACGTGCAGACAGGCAGGCAGCGGGAGTTCAGCCAGGTTGGTGCGGAACTCATCGGACAGGAGGGCCCGGAAGCTGACTGCGAAATATTGGCTTTAGCAATAGAAGCCTTAAAAACCCAAGGGTTGGAGCGTTTTACCGTGAGTATCGGTCATATGGGAGTACTCCAGGGATTACTACAAAGTTTAACCTGTGAAGAGAACCAGCTTAAAGCAGTGCGCCATCTTGTGCTGGAGAAAGATTTTGTCGGCTTAAATGAGCTTTTGGAGAAAGCTGGCCTGGCTCAAGAGAAAAGGGAAGCGGTTGTGGATTTATTAACCCGCCCTCTGGATATTGATAATTTCCCTATGACCGGTTCAGGTTTACCTGGCGAAATTCTTACGGCCCTGGCAGATCTAAAGGGAATAGTAAACCTTATCGCTTTATACGGCTATGAACCATATATTCAGGTGGATTTAAGTACTCTCCGTAACCAAGAATACTATACGGGGATGGTTTTTGAGGTTTATACTGCCGGACTTGGTTACCCCATAGGTGGCGGCGGCCGTTATGATCATCTTCTCCACCGTTTTGGTCATTCCTACCCGGCTACCGGCTTTGCCCTGGGGGTTGACCGCCTTCTTCTCAGCCTGGCCCAGAAAGAAAAAAAGAGTGAGCTGTTTCTGGTAGCGGGGGAAGAACCCGGTCTCGTCCTTAAAAAGGCTCAAACTTTACGGGCCGAGGGCAAGAAAGTCATTGCGGAATTGAGAAGAATCACGGAACAAGAAGCAAAACTGCTTTCTAGGGAAAAAGAGGCCCAACTTGTCTGGTTAGGAGGGGTGACTTACTATGGAGACTAAACTGACCATCGCTCTGCCCAAGGGAAAACTCTTCGCACCCAGTATTGAGTTGTTAAGCCAATGTGGTTTCAACTGTGCTCACTTTTCCGATGAGGCCCGGACTTTAGTCTTTACCGACGAAAAAAACCAAACCAGCTTTATCATCTGTCGGCCCACGGATATACCCACCTATGTGGAATACGGTGCGGCAGATTTAGGTATTGTGGGTAAGGACAGCATTATGGAAGCAGGTAAGAATCTCTATGAACTGGTGGATTTAAAGTATGGCTACTGCCGTTTTGTGGTGGCCGCTCCCCGCAGTGTGCTGTCTCCAGACGGTGAATACCAGTGGAAAGCGGGGCTCAGGATAGCCACCAAGTTTCCTACTATCGCCAAAGAATTTGTCAAACGGAAAGGTCTCCATGCCGAGATCATCAAACTCCACGGCAATATAGAATTAGCCCCCAGAGTGGGCCTGGCCGAACTTATCATTGATATTGTTTCCACCGGAAAAACCTTGCAGGAAAACAATCTTGTCCCCCTGGAGGAAATCGGCTCGGCTACGGCCCGTCTCGTGGTGAACAGGGCCAGTTACCGCCTGAAATCAGAAGCAATTAATCACATTGTCAGTAGAATGAAGGAAATATTACAGCAGGAAGGGGGGAGCCCTTGATGCTGCCCATTTATCGTTGGCCGGAAAAAAAAGCTGCAGAAAGAATTAAACCTGCGGCTTTGGAGGACTTAAGCGTACAAGCCCAGGTGGCGGAAATACTAAGTGAGGTCGTGAAGAACGGAGATGAGGCCATTCTTCGCTACACAGAACGTTTTGACGGCTGTCGTCTAACAAAAGACAGCTTGAGGGTTAGGGAAGAAGAAATACAAGAAGCTTACGACAAGGTTGATACCCAGTTTCTTCACTCTTTGCGGCAGGCCAAAGAAAACATCATAAGTTTTCACACCCTGCAAAAACAAAAGGACTGGTTTGTGCAGGACGAAAGGGGTTCCCTGGTGGGGCAAGTTTACCGGCCTTTAGAGAGAGTCGGTATTTACGTGCCGGGAGGGACAGCCAACTATCCTTCCTCGGTATTAATGACCAGTCTGCCCGCTGTAGTGGCGGGCGTCCCGGAGATTGTAATGGTAACACCGCCGGGCAAGGACGGCGGTATCCCAGCCCCTACCTTGGTAGCAGCCCACGAAGCCGGTGTAGGAGAAATATATCGGGTAGGCGGTGCCCAGGCTGTGGCAGCATTGGCCTACGGCACGGAGAGTATCCGCCCTGTAGACAAGATTGTGGGACCGGGCAACAT
This window harbors:
- the hisZ gene encoding ATP phosphoribosyltransferase regulatory subunit, whose amino-acid sequence is MYQKRTWNIPVGMRDWLPGEAARRRDLTNELLQTMATWGYTEIATPLLEYYQTLVQGEEGAVQDQLYKLIDRDGSILALRPELTTPIARVVSSKIEGAPPWRLMYGAEVFRYEDVQTGRQREFSQVGAELIGQEGPEADCEILALAIEALKTQGLERFTVSIGHMGVLQGLLQSLTCEENQLKAVRHLVLEKDFVGLNELLEKAGLAQEKREAVVDLLTRPLDIDNFPMTGSGLPGEILTALADLKGIVNLIALYGYEPYIQVDLSTLRNQEYYTGMVFEVYTAGLGYPIGGGGRYDHLLHRFGHSYPATGFALGVDRLLLSLAQKEKKSELFLVAGEEPGLVLKKAQTLRAEGKKVIAELRRITEQEAKLLSREKEAQLVWLGGVTYYGD
- the pyk gene encoding pyruvate kinase; this translates as MRKTKIICTIGPASEQVPVLKELLKSGMNVARLNFSHGSHDEHRQRIMNIRQASKELGIPVAIMLDTKGPEIRTGLLEQGKIELKAGEEIILTTEEIMGTEKRISISYPGLPGDVSEGVQILLDDGLIALRVTKVQGSDIHCVIENGGELGNRKGVNVPGVQINLPAMTQKDVDDITFGVQENVDFIAASFIRSASDVLAIRKLLEDQGADIDIISKIENHQGVMNLDEIIQVSDGIMVARGDLGVEIPAEEVPLVQKTMIEKCNIAGKPVITATQMLDSMIRNPRPTRAEASDVANAIFDGSDAIMLSGETAAGKYPLLAVQTMARIALRAEESLNWRELIKKRALTVARTTTEAISHATCATALSLGAAAIITATKSGSTAHMVSKYRPQAPIIAVTPQEKVYRKLLLVWGVYPLLSPESDTTDEMIDTAVNTALQAGYIRNGDLVVITAGVPVGIPGSTNLLKVHTVGEVLAKGTGIGRGSVAGRIVIAETGEEAKARMQKGDILVASSTDRDFIPAMELAGAIITEEGGLTSHAAIVGINLGIPVIVGVAEATKLLSQYSTVTIDPVRGLIYKGNAKVL
- a CDS encoding YerC/YecD family TrpR-related protein, which produces MGYDSRLKDEFTDKLFEAILLLETEEECYRFFEDICTVAEIKAIAQRLEVAKMLDQDKTYTEIAEETGASTATISRVKRCLYFGADGYQLILKRLKAKNKDEKTG
- the hisG gene encoding ATP phosphoribosyltransferase encodes the protein METKLTIALPKGKLFAPSIELLSQCGFNCAHFSDEARTLVFTDEKNQTSFIICRPTDIPTYVEYGAADLGIVGKDSIMEAGKNLYELVDLKYGYCRFVVAAPRSVLSPDGEYQWKAGLRIATKFPTIAKEFVKRKGLHAEIIKLHGNIELAPRVGLAELIIDIVSTGKTLQENNLVPLEEIGSATARLVVNRASYRLKSEAINHIVSRMKEILQQEGGSP
- a CDS encoding putative signal transducing protein, giving the protein MWTVVYIAPNRPTAEQLKTLLMNEGLLVMLRSVGVPHLGDSGSVEILVPESEAEEAHEILTGAL
- the mtrB gene encoding trp RNA-binding attenuation protein MtrB, coding for MANGERACTDEYIVVKAMENGVTISGLTRGKDTKFHHSEKLDRGEVMIAQFTEITSAMKVRGRARIFTRHGVIESGE